A section of the Triticum dicoccoides isolate Atlit2015 ecotype Zavitan chromosome 7A, WEW_v2.0, whole genome shotgun sequence genome encodes:
- the LOC119329840 gene encoding uncharacterized protein LOC119329840 isoform X3: MVGESKAVSIQASVVEANCTNIDVCPELFASKSSCDDGKSTSKGPKKKIGPKRSSPDTSTHDDSEVYQAGAKRRTLNPSIPHKESLESEDFSAKFSLQN, encoded by the exons ATGGTTGGCGAGTCCAAGGCCGTCTCTATCCAGGCCTCCGTGGTCGAGGCGAACTGCACTAACATCGATGTCTGCCCTGAACTGTT TGCATCTAAAAGCTCTTGTGACGATGGAAAGTCTACCTCCAAGGGACCAAAAAAGAAAATCGGTCCTAAAAGATC TTCGCCTGACACATCTACTCACGATGACAGTGAAGTATATCAAGCTGGTGCTAAAAGAAG GACTCTTAACCCCTCTATTCCTCATAAGGAGAGCTTGGAGTCTGAAGATTTTTCTGCAAA GTTTTCCCTGCAAAACTGA
- the LOC119329840 gene encoding uncharacterized protein LOC119329840 isoform X4, protein MVGESKAVSIQASVVEANCTNIDVCPELFASKSSCDDGKSTSKGPKKKIGPKRSSPDTSTHDDSEVYQAGAKRRTLNPSIPHKESLESEDFSAKCRF, encoded by the exons ATGGTTGGCGAGTCCAAGGCCGTCTCTATCCAGGCCTCCGTGGTCGAGGCGAACTGCACTAACATCGATGTCTGCCCTGAACTGTT TGCATCTAAAAGCTCTTGTGACGATGGAAAGTCTACCTCCAAGGGACCAAAAAAGAAAATCGGTCCTAAAAGATC TTCGCCTGACACATCTACTCACGATGACAGTGAAGTATATCAAGCTGGTGCTAAAAGAAG GACTCTTAACCCCTCTATTCCTCATAAGGAGAGCTTGGAGTCTGAAGATTTTTCTGCAAA ATGCCGGTTTTGA
- the LOC119329840 gene encoding uncharacterized protein LOC119329840 isoform X1: protein MVGESKAVSIQASVVEANCTNIDVCPELFASKSSCDDGKSTSKGPKKKIGPKRSSPDTSTHDDSEVYQAGAKRRTLNPSIPHKESLESEDFSAKFILDMILKEDTDVHASYLLHAYAKQDFIHILMSLISYANVCFRLKDTYGMFCERWVWMSNALLLLGGRE from the exons ATGGTTGGCGAGTCCAAGGCCGTCTCTATCCAGGCCTCCGTGGTCGAGGCGAACTGCACTAACATCGATGTCTGCCCTGAACTGTT TGCATCTAAAAGCTCTTGTGACGATGGAAAGTCTACCTCCAAGGGACCAAAAAAGAAAATCGGTCCTAAAAGATC TTCGCCTGACACATCTACTCACGATGACAGTGAAGTATATCAAGCTGGTGCTAAAAGAAG GACTCTTAACCCCTCTATTCCTCATAAGGAGAGCTTGGAGTCTGAAGATTTTTCTGCAAA GTTTATCTTGGACATGATTCTCAAAGAAGATACAGATGTGCATGCTTCATATCTTCTACACGCTTATGCAAAGCAGGATTTTATTCATATTTTGATGAGCTTAATTTCTTATGCTAATGTTTGCTTCCGCCTGAAGGATACATATGGTATGTTTTGTGAGCGGTGGGTATGGATGAG TAATGCCCTGCTACTCCTTGGGGGGCGTGAGTGA
- the LOC119329840 gene encoding uncharacterized protein LOC119329840 isoform X2, with protein MVGESKAVSIQASVVEANCTNIDVCPELFASKSSCDDGKSTSKGPKKKIGPKRSSPDTSTHDDSEVYQAGAKRRTLNPSIPHKESLESEDFSAKTSCLIPESPALVATGLSWT; from the exons ATGGTTGGCGAGTCCAAGGCCGTCTCTATCCAGGCCTCCGTGGTCGAGGCGAACTGCACTAACATCGATGTCTGCCCTGAACTGTT TGCATCTAAAAGCTCTTGTGACGATGGAAAGTCTACCTCCAAGGGACCAAAAAAGAAAATCGGTCCTAAAAGATC TTCGCCTGACACATCTACTCACGATGACAGTGAAGTATATCAAGCTGGTGCTAAAAGAAG GACTCTTAACCCCTCTATTCCTCATAAGGAGAGCTTGGAGTCTGAAGATTTTTCTGCAAA AACATCTTGCTTAATACCTGAGTCCCCGGCCCTTGTTGCTACAGGTTTATCTTGGACATGA